In Entomomonas moraniae, one DNA window encodes the following:
- the glyA gene encoding serine hydroxymethyltransferase, producing the protein MFSRDLTIARFDPEIYAAMEGEAQRQEDHIELIASENYTSPAVMEAQGSVLTNKYAEGYPGKRYYGGCEYVDVVEQIAIDRAKKLFGADYANVQPHAGSQANSAVYMALLQPGDTVLGMSLAHGGHLTHGATVSFSGKIYKAVQYGITADGFIDYDEVERLAVENKPKMIIAGFSAYSPVLDFARFRAIADKVGAYLFVDMAHVAGLVAAGVYPNPVPFADVVTTTTHKTLRGPRGGLILARANEEIEKKLNSAVFPGGQGGPLEHVIAAKAICFKEAMQSEFVAYQKQVVTNAKAMAGVFIDRGFDVVSGGTENHLFLLSLIKQDITGKDADAALGRAHITVNKNSVPNDPRSPFVTSGLRIGTPAVTTRGFGEVECIELANWICDILDDITNEAVIERVRGQVEHICARFPVYGR; encoded by the coding sequence ATGTTTAGCCGTGATTTAACTATTGCTCGCTTTGACCCAGAAATTTATGCCGCGATGGAAGGCGAGGCGCAACGTCAAGAAGACCATATTGAGTTGATTGCTTCAGAAAACTACACCAGTCCCGCAGTGATGGAGGCGCAAGGCAGTGTCTTAACTAATAAGTACGCAGAAGGTTATCCAGGTAAGCGTTATTATGGCGGTTGTGAATATGTAGATGTGGTTGAGCAAATAGCCATAGATCGTGCTAAAAAACTATTTGGAGCTGATTATGCAAACGTGCAGCCTCATGCCGGTTCTCAAGCAAACAGTGCTGTTTACATGGCATTATTACAACCAGGCGATACTGTGTTAGGTATGAGCCTTGCACACGGTGGGCACTTAACACATGGCGCAACTGTGAGTTTCTCAGGTAAAATTTACAAAGCAGTACAATATGGCATTACAGCAGATGGCTTTATTGATTATGATGAAGTAGAACGCTTAGCCGTAGAGAATAAGCCAAAAATGATTATTGCAGGATTCTCTGCGTATTCTCCAGTACTTGATTTTGCCCGTTTCCGTGCGATTGCCGATAAAGTAGGTGCTTATCTATTTGTCGATATGGCGCATGTGGCTGGCTTGGTTGCAGCAGGTGTTTATCCTAATCCAGTACCTTTTGCTGACGTAGTTACTACAACAACCCATAAAACATTGCGTGGTCCTCGTGGTGGTTTAATTTTAGCGCGTGCGAATGAAGAAATAGAGAAAAAACTAAACTCAGCTGTTTTCCCCGGAGGACAAGGTGGGCCTTTAGAGCATGTGATAGCAGCAAAAGCAATCTGTTTTAAAGAGGCGATGCAATCTGAGTTTGTGGCTTATCAAAAACAAGTGGTTACCAACGCTAAAGCAATGGCAGGCGTGTTCATTGATAGAGGTTTTGATGTGGTTTCTGGCGGAACTGAGAACCATTTATTCTTATTAAGTTTAATCAAGCAAGATATCACAGGTAAAGATGCGGATGCCGCTTTAGGCCGTGCGCACATTACAGTGAATAAAAACTCAGTCCCTAATGATCCACGTTCACCTTTTGTAACATCAGGATTGCGCATTGGTACGCCTGCCGTAACTACGCGCGGCTTTGGTGAGGTAGAATGTATCGAGCTAGCTAATTGGATATGTGATATTTTAGATGATATTACCAACGAAGCTGTTATCGAGCGCGTTCGTGGTCAAGTTGAACACATTTGTGCTCGCTTCCCCGTTTATGGTCGTTAA
- the glpQ gene encoding glycerophosphodiester phosphodiesterase — protein sequence MGKIFRLFFVLGLLTLAFSAQAFDKVVIAHRGASGYLPEHTLPSKAMAYAQGADYLEQDLVMTKDNQLIVLHDHYLDRVTDVDQKFPERARKDGRYYAIDFTLDEIKTLNFTEGWTEVNGVKKQDYPDRFPMEKSIFKIHTFSEEIEFIQGLNHSTGKEVGIYPEIKAPWFHLSEGKDISLAVLEVLKKYGYTTKKDKVYLQSFDPNELKRIKTELFPQLGMDLKLVQLIAKTDWQETFEKNKEGKLVNYNYDWMFEPGAMKKIAKYADGIGPQYPMLIDKRSTPEHIVLTIMSQEAHNNHLFIHPYTLRKDRLPSFANNMEQLHNIIFEVVKSDGVFTDFPDLTVKYLSTH from the coding sequence ATGGGAAAAATATTTAGATTATTCTTTGTTCTTGGTTTATTAACGTTGGCATTTAGCGCACAAGCTTTTGATAAAGTGGTCATTGCTCATCGTGGCGCTAGTGGTTACCTGCCAGAGCACACCTTGCCATCAAAAGCAATGGCTTATGCACAAGGTGCTGACTATTTAGAACAAGACCTCGTGATGACTAAAGATAATCAACTGATTGTGTTACATGACCATTACTTAGACCGTGTTACGGATGTTGACCAAAAATTTCCTGAGCGGGCGCGTAAAGATGGACGTTATTATGCGATTGACTTTACATTAGATGAAATTAAAACATTGAATTTTACTGAAGGATGGACAGAGGTAAATGGTGTTAAAAAGCAAGATTATCCTGATCGTTTTCCGATGGAAAAATCAATATTTAAAATTCATACATTTTCAGAAGAAATAGAGTTCATTCAAGGGCTTAACCACTCAACAGGTAAAGAGGTTGGTATTTATCCTGAAATAAAAGCTCCTTGGTTCCATTTAAGTGAAGGAAAAGATATCTCATTAGCGGTGCTTGAAGTATTAAAAAAATATGGTTATACCACTAAAAAGGATAAAGTCTACTTACAGTCTTTTGACCCTAATGAGTTAAAACGGATTAAAACAGAACTGTTTCCCCAACTAGGGATGGATTTAAAGCTTGTGCAACTAATCGCCAAAACAGACTGGCAAGAAACGTTTGAAAAAAATAAAGAAGGCAAACTTGTTAACTATAACTATGATTGGATGTTTGAGCCTGGTGCCATGAAAAAAATTGCTAAATATGCCGATGGAATAGGGCCACAATATCCCATGTTGATTGATAAACGTTCCACCCCTGAGCATATTGTTCTGACTATTATGAGTCAAGAGGCTCATAACAACCATCTATTTATTCACCCTTATACGTTGCGTAAAGACCGATTACCGAGCTTCGCAAACAATATGGAACAGCTACACAATATTATTTTTGAAGTCGTTAAGAGTGATGGAGTGTTTACAGATTTTCCTGATTTAACAGTTAAGTATTTATCTACGCATTGA
- a CDS encoding glycoside hydrolase family protein: MIWEKKGLILKSENQVDWIVGGTLQPTPILLGNIIRIYFGGRSVNGISRVGYVDVDAACPSNVLQISEKPVLDIGAQFTFDENGVVPCAVVKHEEDILLYYAGYQVPENIKFLVFGGLAVSKDGGKTFFRNSQVPITDRTDGEEFFRVIHSIMFEDGKWRAWYGGGNSFIDKKYPVYDIRYMESECYDSFPKKGKVIIQCNEGEHRVGRPYVFKDGNIYRMFFGASTKLIPYKLAYAESKDGINWTRDDDKINLEFSSKGWDSKTMGYPSVLRYESKTYCFYTGNNMGADGFGYAELVEW, from the coding sequence ATGATTTGGGAAAAAAAAGGACTTATTTTAAAGTCCGAGAATCAGGTAGATTGGATTGTCGGAGGAACACTGCAGCCAACGCCTATTCTACTAGGAAACATAATAAGAATTTATTTTGGTGGAAGAAGTGTAAATGGTATCTCAAGAGTTGGTTATGTTGATGTCGATGCGGCTTGCCCATCGAATGTATTGCAAATTTCCGAAAAACCTGTTCTTGATATTGGGGCTCAGTTTACCTTTGATGAGAATGGTGTTGTTCCTTGTGCCGTAGTAAAGCATGAAGAAGATATTTTACTTTATTACGCAGGCTACCAAGTTCCAGAAAATATAAAGTTTCTTGTTTTCGGTGGATTGGCGGTATCAAAAGATGGTGGAAAAACTTTCTTTAGAAATAGTCAGGTACCTATTACTGACCGAACCGATGGTGAGGAGTTTTTTCGTGTAATTCATTCCATAATGTTCGAAGATGGAAAGTGGAGGGCTTGGTATGGAGGAGGTAATTCTTTTATTGATAAAAAGTATCCAGTTTATGACATTCGTTATATGGAATCAGAGTGTTATGATTCTTTTCCCAAAAAAGGTAAGGTAATCATACAATGTAATGAAGGTGAGCACAGAGTAGGTAGGCCATATGTCTTTAAAGATGGCAATATATACCGGATGTTTTTTGGTGCTAGTACAAAGCTAATTCCCTATAAGCTAGCTTATGCTGAGTCTAAAGACGGTATAAATTGGACACGAGATGATGATAAAATTAATTTAGAGTTTTCATCTAAGGGGTGGGATAGTAAAACGATGGGGTATCCATCGGTTTTAAGGTATGAGAGTAAGACTTATTGTTTCTATACTGGGAATAATATGGGAGCGGATGGATTTGGGTACGCTGAACTTGTGGAGTGGTGA
- a CDS encoding thermonuclease family protein has protein sequence MLNIFFCMILSVNNGGSLVANCRPENKYIKQEFNNITLMVADIDAPFNNQLYAEESKQNLTKLCLNKEAEVEVHLYNNQFIFGAVSCENKDVAKFQVASGMAKVSENSKFNDNIDSLLEYEQKAQNQKVGIWKNITPK, from the coding sequence ATGTTAAACATTTTTTTTTGTATGATTCTCAGCGTAAATAATGGCGGTTCTTTAGTCGCTAATTGTCGACCAGAAAATAAATATATTAAGCAAGAATTTAACAATATAACTTTAATGGTGGCAGACATTGATGCACCCTTTAATAATCAGCTTTATGCTGAAGAATCAAAACAAAACTTAACAAAGTTATGCCTAAATAAAGAAGCAGAAGTAGAGGTACATTTATACAATAATCAATTTATATTTGGCGCTGTAAGTTGTGAAAATAAAGATGTAGCAAAGTTTCAAGTCGCTTCAGGTATGGCAAAGGTATCTGAAAACTCAAAATTCAACGATAATATTGATTCTCTTTTAGAGTATGAGCAAAAAGCACAAAATCAAAAAGTTGGTATATGGAAAAATATAACCCCAAAATAA
- a CDS encoding Y-family DNA polymerase, protein MIGLIDCNNFYASCERVFNPKLEGRPVGILSNNDGCVIARSNEIKPLVPMGMPAYQIPPHIRKEVTLLSSNYELYGDMSRRVFDTVREHTSDLEIYSIDEAFIHLLGFDNTVEYCKRLRSIVKRDTGIPVSIGLSSTKTLAKIANHVAKKNPELEGICWLHAGEPRLEALLKQLPVGEVWGIGYKIAQRLEALGIKTAWQLRQSNLKRIRQHFSVVLERTVLELQGTPCIELDDMNTPKQNIMTSRSFGKITSNFYDLSEAIRAHSSKGAEKLRSQQSVARALMVFLKTNRFRNDLLQYNPSKLAQLPYPTNDTRVIVKTAHEALCSIFREDYLYHKAGVMMLDLIDKDVEQFDFFHAAQDTKEQIKSDRLMSTIDSINKKMGKNTIIIGGRTVNATWSLKRDFLSRRYTTRWNELLSVKL, encoded by the coding sequence ATGATCGGCTTGATTGATTGTAATAATTTTTATGCCAGTTGTGAGCGTGTATTTAATCCTAAGCTAGAAGGAAGGCCTGTAGGCATTCTTTCTAATAATGATGGCTGTGTGATTGCTCGCTCTAATGAAATTAAACCATTAGTACCCATGGGAATGCCTGCCTATCAGATCCCACCACATATACGTAAAGAAGTTACGTTATTAAGTTCTAACTATGAGCTCTATGGTGATATGAGCCGTCGTGTGTTTGATACTGTTCGTGAACACACGTCAGACCTTGAAATCTATTCTATTGATGAAGCGTTTATTCATCTATTGGGTTTTGATAATACGGTTGAATACTGTAAGCGTTTGCGTTCAATTGTTAAGCGTGACACAGGTATTCCTGTAAGTATTGGACTTTCGTCAACAAAAACCTTAGCTAAAATAGCGAATCATGTTGCTAAGAAAAATCCTGAACTCGAAGGGATTTGCTGGTTACACGCAGGGGAGCCAAGACTTGAAGCGCTGTTAAAGCAGTTGCCTGTAGGTGAGGTGTGGGGCATCGGCTATAAAATAGCTCAACGATTAGAGGCGTTGGGTATTAAAACAGCTTGGCAATTAAGACAATCAAATCTTAAACGTATTAGGCAGCATTTTTCTGTTGTTCTTGAGCGCACTGTTTTAGAGTTGCAAGGAACCCCTTGTATTGAGCTTGATGATATGAATACGCCTAAACAGAATATCATGACTTCGCGTAGTTTTGGCAAAATAACAAGTAACTTTTATGATTTGTCTGAGGCTATACGCGCTCATTCAAGCAAGGGGGCTGAAAAATTACGTAGTCAGCAGTCTGTTGCTCGTGCTCTAATGGTTTTTTTAAAAACGAATCGCTTTCGTAATGATTTATTGCAGTACAACCCATCGAAACTCGCCCAACTACCCTATCCTACTAATGATACACGCGTTATCGTAAAGACGGCCCATGAAGCATTATGCTCTATCTTTCGTGAAGATTATCTTTATCATAAGGCTGGAGTTATGATGTTAGACTTAATAGATAAGGATGTTGAGCAATTCGATTTTTTTCATGCAGCACAAGATACTAAAGAACAGATTAAAAGTGATCGGTTAATGTCTACGATTGATTCCATTAATAAAAAGATGGGGAAGAATACGATTATTATTGGGGGTCGTACAGTTAACGCTACATGGAGTCTTAAAAGGGATTTTTTAAGCCGGCGTTATACTACACGTTGGAATGAGTTACTTAGCGTTAAGCTATGA
- a CDS encoding LexA family protein: MSRKSSIIVLGSASISNNFSLPLVDIPVRAGFPSPADDYAEAKLELTEYLVQHPNATYYIRAIGDSMVDYGIFSGDLLIVDRSLDAKAGDVVIIAIDGELTCKKLSYIKGEPFLVSGNSLYPPIPLLGKEAHVWGVVIYNIHSLQGKCS, translated from the coding sequence ATGTCGCGCAAATCTAGTATTATTGTGCTTGGTAGTGCTTCCATTTCAAATAATTTTTCTTTACCCCTTGTTGATATCCCAGTTAGAGCAGGCTTTCCATCTCCTGCGGATGATTATGCTGAGGCAAAGCTTGAATTAACAGAGTATCTTGTACAGCATCCTAATGCTACTTATTATATTAGAGCGATTGGTGATTCAATGGTGGATTATGGTATTTTTAGTGGTGATTTGCTGATTGTCGATAGGTCATTGGATGCCAAAGCGGGGGATGTTGTTATCATAGCTATTGATGGGGAGCTTACGTGTAAGAAACTGTCTTATATTAAAGGTGAACCTTTTCTGGTTTCTGGCAATAGTCTGTACCCGCCTATTCCTTTGTTAGGTAAAGAAGCTCATGTGTGGGGAGTGGTTATTTATAATATTCACTCGTTACAGGGAAAGTGTTCATGA
- the der gene encoding ribosome biogenesis GTPase Der — protein MVPVLALVGRPNVGKSTLFNRLTKSRSAIVAEYAGLTRDRQYGEAHWKGQPYIVIDTGGLSGEELGIDARMAQQSLLAIEEADVVLFIVDAKDGLTGGDQLIMDHLRKRNKTTYLVVNKIDAVNNDYIQAEFSLLGFESIILIAAAHGRGINPMLETILSNMIGEVKEDSLTNETTIDPSQIAEMPRVPGPSEKDGIKIAIIGRPNVGKSTLVNRMLGEERVVVYDQAGTTRDSIYIPFTRDEEKYTLIDTAGVRRKGKIFEAVEKFSVIKTLQAIQDSNVVIFVMDAREGVVDHDLNLLGFVLETGRSLVIALNKWDGMEASERDYVKTELERRLMFVNFADIHFISALHGTGVGHLYKSVQAAFNSAVTRWPTSKLTRILEDAVQEHQPPMVNGSRIKLRYAHLGGANPPLLIIHGNRVEKVPKAYTRYLENTFRRVLKLVGTPIRIEYKGSTNPYENNKNTLTERQVNKKRRLMSHHKKMEKKIRDKKR, from the coding sequence ATGGTTCCTGTGCTTGCTTTAGTAGGCCGCCCAAATGTTGGCAAATCAACTTTATTTAATCGTCTAACTAAGTCGCGTAGCGCTATTGTTGCTGAGTATGCGGGGTTAACCCGTGACCGCCAATATGGCGAAGCGCATTGGAAAGGACAGCCTTATATCGTTATCGATACAGGGGGGCTTTCTGGCGAAGAATTAGGGATTGATGCCAGAATGGCGCAACAATCATTACTTGCTATTGAAGAAGCCGACGTAGTGCTTTTTATTGTTGATGCAAAAGACGGCTTAACGGGTGGTGATCAGTTAATCATGGATCACTTAAGAAAGCGTAATAAAACGACTTATTTGGTTGTTAACAAAATCGATGCAGTAAATAACGATTATATTCAGGCGGAATTTAGTTTATTAGGTTTTGAGTCCATTATTCTGATCGCAGCTGCTCACGGTCGTGGCATTAATCCTATGTTAGAAACGATTTTGTCTAATATGATTGGTGAAGTAAAAGAGGACTCGTTGACTAATGAAACCACTATCGATCCCTCCCAAATAGCAGAAATGCCGAGAGTCCCGGGGCCTAGTGAAAAAGATGGCATAAAAATAGCCATTATTGGTCGTCCTAATGTGGGTAAGTCAACCTTGGTAAATCGTATGCTCGGTGAAGAGCGTGTGGTGGTGTATGACCAAGCAGGAACAACTCGAGACAGTATCTATATTCCATTTACCCGTGACGAAGAGAAATATACATTAATTGATACTGCGGGTGTTAGAAGAAAGGGTAAAATATTTGAAGCGGTAGAAAAGTTTTCTGTTATCAAAACCTTACAAGCTATTCAAGATTCAAACGTAGTTATTTTTGTGATGGATGCCCGAGAAGGTGTTGTAGATCATGATCTCAATCTATTGGGATTTGTGTTAGAAACAGGGCGCTCATTAGTAATTGCTTTAAATAAATGGGATGGAATGGAAGCATCTGAACGTGATTATGTTAAAACAGAGCTTGAACGCCGCTTAATGTTTGTGAACTTTGCCGACATTCATTTTATTTCGGCGCTGCATGGAACTGGGGTAGGCCATCTTTATAAGTCGGTACAAGCAGCTTTTAATTCAGCAGTGACGCGTTGGCCTACAAGTAAGTTAACCCGCATATTAGAAGATGCAGTGCAAGAGCATCAACCACCTATGGTTAATGGTAGTCGAATCAAGTTGCGGTATGCGCATTTAGGGGGAGCTAATCCACCGCTACTTATTATTCATGGTAATCGAGTAGAAAAAGTACCTAAAGCTTATACTCGCTACCTTGAAAATACGTTTCGTCGTGTCCTAAAGTTGGTAGGAACGCCTATTCGGATTGAGTATAAAGGAAGTACAAATCCTTATGAAAATAATAAGAATACGCTAACAGAAAGGCAGGTCAATAAGAAGCGTCGTTTAATGAGCCATCATAAAAAAATGGAAAAAAAGATTCGTGATAAAAAGCGATAA
- a CDS encoding toxin-antitoxin system YwqK family antitoxin, whose protein sequence is MEYVKKCFVIVIGLIIAILPCYSFAQVAVESKAELVNVPLKEGAIISYADKEGKRVGSKEQSTYYRKLLKINGNDNYLIQDFFTDTDNKQVEPTLFTNVKDIYAFMVEDIGDIEGEYIQWFDNGQMELRGFYSRGLLEGMVTSWYSSGQKESEFNYKDGKLNGSYKFWYPDGKLQTDAQFSDGRLDGVVINWYCNGNKKEELHYSGGKLNGLVTRWFKSGEKKYEAHYKDSQIEGIESIWVKENNQLIKQEVYFNDATSQDVFVRYFPSGKKEVERHFKGNKLQGLSTSWYENGEKSIELMYENDVRNGDAVFWYKNGNKKAQGSFINNKKEGVWHYWYEDGKPEETCSVYDENPVSCERWYANGNKKLEGTSILGKKIGLWKTWYENGMPESACQYKNEIPICKIWNEAGLLIN, encoded by the coding sequence ATGGAGTATGTTAAAAAGTGTTTTGTGATTGTTATCGGCCTTATAATCGCAATATTACCTTGTTATTCTTTTGCACAAGTAGCTGTAGAAAGTAAAGCAGAATTGGTTAATGTTCCATTGAAAGAGGGAGCGATTATTAGTTATGCAGATAAAGAGGGTAAAAGAGTAGGAAGTAAGGAACAAAGCACTTACTATAGAAAGTTGTTAAAGATTAACGGCAATGACAATTATCTAATCCAAGATTTTTTTACTGACACGGATAATAAGCAAGTAGAACCAACCTTATTTACCAATGTAAAAGATATTTATGCTTTTATGGTTGAAGATATAGGCGATATTGAAGGAGAATATATTCAGTGGTTTGACAATGGACAAATGGAGTTGAGAGGCTTTTATAGTAGAGGCTTGCTAGAAGGAATGGTTACATCGTGGTACTCATCAGGTCAAAAAGAGTCAGAGTTTAATTATAAGGATGGTAAATTAAATGGATCTTATAAGTTTTGGTACCCTGATGGCAAACTGCAAACAGATGCGCAATTTTCGGATGGGCGATTAGATGGTGTTGTGATCAACTGGTACTGTAATGGTAATAAAAAAGAAGAGTTACATTATAGTGGTGGTAAATTGAATGGTTTGGTGACTCGCTGGTTTAAGAGCGGTGAAAAAAAATATGAAGCCCATTATAAAGATAGTCAAATAGAAGGCATAGAATCTATTTGGGTAAAAGAGAACAATCAATTAATAAAACAAGAGGTCTACTTTAACGATGCCACCTCACAAGATGTGTTTGTTCGTTATTTTCCATCAGGGAAAAAAGAAGTAGAGCGCCATTTTAAAGGTAATAAATTACAAGGGTTATCAACTAGTTGGTATGAGAATGGTGAGAAAAGCATAGAGCTTATGTACGAAAATGACGTACGAAATGGTGATGCTGTTTTTTGGTATAAGAATGGTAATAAGAAAGCACAAGGCTCTTTTATCAATAATAAGAAAGAAGGAGTTTGGCACTATTGGTATGAAGATGGCAAGCCAGAAGAAACTTGTAGTGTCTATGATGAAAATCCTGTTTCTTGTGAACGTTGGTATGCAAATGGTAATAAAAAGTTAGAGGGTACCTCTATTTTAGGAAAGAAGATTGGCCTGTGGAAGACATGGTATGAGAATGGTATGCCTGAGTCTGCTTGCCAATACAAAAATGAGATTCCAATATGTAAAATTTGGAATGAAGCAGGATTACTAATCAATTAA
- a CDS encoding GNAT family N-acetyltransferase, producing the protein MIITVANKNDLQEILQLQYLAYQSEAKLCGNMNIPPLTQTLEEVLQEYEKGIVLKVMDNGDIIGSVRGYIEDDTLYIGKLIVKPDKQNQGIGTKLLTEIENVLPHQRCELFTSSKSDRNIKLYQKIGYNIFKEKKISNTLKLLYLEK; encoded by the coding sequence ATGATAATAACAGTAGCCAATAAAAATGATTTACAAGAAATTTTGCAACTGCAATATTTAGCCTATCAAAGCGAAGCAAAGCTTTGTGGAAATATGAATATACCGCCGCTAACTCAAACATTGGAAGAAGTATTACAGGAATATGAAAAGGGCATTGTTTTAAAAGTAATGGATAATGGTGACATTATTGGATCCGTAAGGGGGTATATCGAGGATGATACGTTGTATATAGGTAAGTTGATTGTTAAACCAGATAAACAAAATCAAGGAATTGGTACAAAACTATTGACTGAAATAGAAAATGTGCTACCCCATCAGCGGTGTGAGCTTTTTACCAGTTCAAAGAGTGATAGAAATATTAAACTATATCAGAAAATTGGTTATAACATATTTAAAGAAAAGAAAATATCAAACACTTTAAAACTTCTCTATTTAGAGAAGTAA
- a CDS encoding 5-formyltetrahydrofolate cyclo-ligase → MVITPETSPKELRKLLRSRRRSLTNLQQQIAAENLCKQLIKSPLFKKSKHIGLYLANDGEIDPHLLLKVAKKYKKHIYLPVLRQWPKYAMVFQRIKPSTRWTFNQYKIKQPVYDKTKLSHPLKLDLILMPLVGFDKEGGRIGMGGGFYDRYFSYLNRMNSWRKPYLLGLAHECQKLEKLHLNSWDIKAMAVVTDKQWYFH, encoded by the coding sequence ATGGTCATTACCCCCGAAACATCTCCCAAAGAACTAAGAAAGCTATTACGCTCTCGTAGACGGTCACTGACTAATCTACAACAACAGATTGCCGCTGAAAATCTTTGTAAGCAACTCATCAAAAGCCCTTTATTTAAAAAGTCAAAACATATCGGCCTCTACCTCGCCAATGATGGTGAAATAGATCCTCATTTATTGCTAAAAGTCGCTAAAAAGTATAAAAAACATATTTATCTTCCCGTTCTCAGGCAATGGCCTAAATACGCCATGGTTTTTCAACGTATTAAACCATCCACACGCTGGACATTTAACCAGTATAAAATCAAACAACCTGTTTATGATAAAACAAAGCTAAGTCATCCACTCAAACTCGATCTAATCCTTATGCCTCTCGTCGGTTTTGATAAAGAAGGTGGGCGTATAGGTATGGGGGGAGGCTTTTACGATCGCTACTTTAGCTACCTAAACCGTATGAACTCGTGGCGTAAACCTTATTTATTAGGTTTAGCACACGAGTGTCAAAAACTTGAAAAGCTACATTTAAATAGCTGGGATATTAAAGCAATGGCTGTCGTGACAGATAAACAGTGGTACTTTCATTAG
- a CDS encoding cell division protein ZapA: protein MKQAKTVTINILDKEYHLTCPEDKRLELQEAANYLNKVMREIRTSGKAIGVERIAVTAALNIAYELLEYKHKATETQQSLL, encoded by the coding sequence ATGAAACAAGCAAAAACAGTGACTATCAATATTTTAGATAAAGAATATCACCTTACATGTCCAGAAGATAAACGTCTTGAACTACAAGAAGCGGCTAACTACCTCAACAAAGTGATGCGAGAAATTCGTACAAGCGGAAAAGCGATTGGTGTTGAAAGAATTGCCGTAACCGCCGCACTCAATATTGCCTATGAGTTACTTGAATATAAACACAAGGCCACTGAAACCCAACAAAGCCTATTATAA
- a CDS encoding UPF0149 family protein has product MSQVLCSAYAGFAKLLTDAGYFITPAELQGNLWGVKVSGGSFQEADMATLLGEGEESEAIKLAISGLQEMVNKEFTDGSVTVTLLLPTDDESLEDRLKALINWAGGFLSGFGMVKQAAELPKEVLEILADLDSITQLQTAIVPEDEARSENDYMELVEFLKLVPLLVATELKILPDEKQVIH; this is encoded by the coding sequence ATGTCACAAGTATTATGTTCTGCCTATGCAGGTTTTGCAAAGTTATTAACAGATGCAGGGTATTTTATTACACCGGCTGAGTTGCAGGGGAATCTTTGGGGCGTTAAAGTGTCTGGTGGATCCTTTCAGGAAGCTGATATGGCAACTCTTTTAGGTGAAGGTGAGGAGAGTGAAGCTATTAAGCTTGCTATTTCAGGGTTGCAAGAAATGGTAAATAAAGAGTTTACCGATGGCAGTGTCACGGTGACATTATTATTACCAACAGATGATGAGTCTCTAGAAGATCGTTTAAAGGCATTGATTAATTGGGCCGGCGGTTTTTTATCTGGCTTTGGAATGGTTAAGCAAGCTGCTGAGTTACCTAAAGAAGTATTAGAGATTTTAGCCGATTTAGACTCAATCACACAGTTGCAAACGGCTATTGTTCCAGAAGATGAAGCTCGTAGTGAGAATGATTACATGGAGTTGGTAGAGTTTTTAAAGCTAGTTCCTCTGCTAGTTGCGACCGAGTTAAAAATTCTCCCTGATGAAAAGCAGGTCATACACTAG